The following proteins come from a genomic window of Candidatus Methylomirabilota bacterium:
- a CDS encoding gamma-glutamyltransferase, translating into MTEKRPATASRGMVVTNHPLGSAAGAEMLAAGGNAVDAAIGALFALTVVEPMMVGIFGAGMTQLRLADGRHL; encoded by the coding sequence ATGACGGAGAAGCGGCCGGCGACGGCGTCACGGGGCATGGTCGTCACCAATCACCCGCTGGGCTCGGCGGCGGGCGCCGAGATGCTCGCGGCGGGCGGCAACGCGGTGGACGCGGCCATCGGCGCCCTCTTCGCGCTGACCGTGGTGGAGCCGATGATGGTCGGCATCTTCGGCGCGGGCATGACCCAGCTGCGGCTGGCCGACGGCCGGCATCTC